A stretch of DNA from Spirosoma endbachense:
CCGCATCGCTTTGGGTGGCCGTTAATAAAGTCTGGGCCATCTGTTTCAGTGATGAATCTTTGCCATTCTGAATCTCCTGCTTCAATAAATCCTGTTCGCCCTGGGTGTGGAGCTTTGTCTGGAATGCATAATCAAAGTCGGGGTCACCCGTTGGCTGTAATTTCTTGATTTTATCCATCATTTGCCGCATTGGTTGCAGCAGTTGTGTTTTAGCCGGGTCAGTCGTTGCTGTAGACGCCGTAGCTGCGCCGGTAGTCGCCTGCGCACAAGCAACTAATGAGCCACCAGCCAGTGAGCCTGCCAGCAGCCAAAGGAAGATATTAGCGTGTAGGGTTTTCATCGTGTTTAATTTATTATAAGTACGATACGATAGTTGGATAAACGCTGCCAAGTTAAGCAGCTCCTTATTAAAGACAAACTAAGGCAAAAATGGTTTAACACATTCTTCATGTTGCTAGGCAGAATTGTTAGTACTCATGACCGTAACGGTTTGCCCACTTATGGGCATCACGATCTCTACTGTTGGCCATCGATCGTGCAATAGATCTGCCAGAGCCCGCAGGCCCCATTCTTCGCTCCGCAGGTGCCCAATGGAAATGACGGCTATGCCCGTATCATCTACGGCCGGCTGCGCTGGTTTTCTATACTGACCGGTCAAATAAAGATCAGCGTTGCGCTCGTAGGCTTCCCGAATTAAGCCCTCATTCATCGCCCCCACAACCGCAATTCGGCTAATCGTATGGGCCCCCGTTGGGCAACGGCCTGCTTCGGCTCTATCATATCCGCCAAAGAGACTGTTAACTTCCCGAAGTAGGGCATCAAATTCCTGCCCGACAATATCGAATAGCATACCGATGGGGCGCTCGGGAAGCAATTTGCCATTGTCGGCTGTTGCCTGCTTGAATCCCAATGGTTCAGGTTGTCCAAGTTTGCTCATTAGACTGGCCAGTAGGGGATTGTAACCCATTGTCAGCGTTTCATCGAACGGTAAGTGATGCGATAAAATGCCAATATCCTGAGGGATTCTGATCGTATCGAGCTTCCACGGACGATGGATCCAGAGCGCATCGATTTGATGATCAGCAATCCATTCGGGCAAATCAGGCCAGGGTTCGAGGGCAAGGCCCAAACGCGTAACGGGCCGGTCAGAAGGGTGATAAATTCCGCCTTGTTCACTATGATCATAGCGATCGATAGAAAATTCGTTTTTCAGGAAATCGGCTAGTTCATTAAGGCTGCACCATTGATTATTCATACGCCAAACACCTGCTATTTTTGACACAAATTACTTGTCATCAACAGGAAGGTTAAATTTAATGATCAGGTTGTCAACTAAATAAACCTCGCAAAAACGTTCCTGTTCAGTATTTTAATCTGCCGTTTACTCAAACCCGTTTGACTTTGTCATAAAGAAAGTAGTAAGTTTGCGGTCTAAATGCGCTCGCTGCAGCGCCCGAAAAGCCCATGAAGTTCCTCGCTTAAAAACCCACGCGGTTTTTTCTTCTTCAAGTTCCTGTCGCCCAGCTGGGCCGATCGTTTCCATTTTACTATTCTTCATGCATTGTCTGTAGTCATCGTGACTTCGGCATAGCCTTTTTGATCCAATGACCAAATTTTTTCGGTTATTCCTGGCCGCATTGCGTGGTACAGAAACCAATTTTACGTCCGGTAGTATCAACCGGGCCATCTTTTTACTGTCGGTTCCGATGATTCTGGAAATGGTCATGGAGTCGCTGTTTGCCGTTGTCGATGTATTTTTTGTCGCCAAAATCGGTACAGAAGCCATTGCTACTGTGGGCCTTACCGAATCGGTGCTGACCATTGTATACTCCATTGCTATTGGCCTCAGCACAGCCGCCACTGCCCTTGTATCCCGCCGGGTTGGTGAGGAAAACCACCGGGGGGCAGGTACCGTGGTGGGGCAGGTCATTCTGGTGTCAACAGCATTAGGACTCTTCATGGGCCTGGTCGGTTTTGCCTTTGCCGAAGATATACTGCGACTGATGGGTGGCGACGAAAAGCTGATCGGCAATGGTGTAGGGTTCACCCGGATGATTTTCGCCAGCGCGCCCGCGATCATGTTACTCTATACACTGAGTGGCTGTTTGCGCGGTTCGGGCGATGCGTCGGTGGCGATGCGGTCGCTGTGGCTGGCTAACGGCGTCAACATTGTGCTATGTCCGGTATTTATTTTCGGACTGGGGCCATTTCCTGAACTGGGTGTTATGGGGTCGGCGGTGGCAACGACCATTGGCCGAACGATGGGCGTTCTGTATCAATTAAACGCCCTGACGCGTGTGAAAGGGGCCATTCAGGTGTTGCGCTCGGATGTTATACCCGATATGAGTCTGATCAAAAATCTGCTCAGTCTGGCTGTTGGAGGAACCAGTCAGTTTCTGGTTGGCTCGGCCAGCTGGATATTCCTGACGCGTATTTTATCGACCTTTGGTAGCGATGTGGTGGCTGGGTATACCATTGCCATTCGGATTATTGTGTTTACAATTCTGCCTTCGTGGGGTATGGCCAATGCGGCTGCTACGCTGGTTGGGCAGAATCTGGGGGCTAATCAGCCCGAACGTGCCGAAACCTCCGCCTGGCGGGCGGCTTTCTGCAACATGCTCTTTTTAGCCGCCGTTGGCGTTGGTTTCTTCCTGGGGGCCACTCCCATAGTTGGCTTGTTCGACAACAACGTCCGGGTAGTAGCCATCGCGGTAGAATGTCTGCGCGTATTTTGCCTGGGCTATCTGTTTATGGCGTATGGAATGGTATTGAGCCAGTCGCTCAATGGCGCAGGCGACACCCGTACCCCAACAATCATTAACATTTTTTGTTTTTGGGTCGTTGAAATTCCACTTGCCTATACGCTTGCTCACCTACTGAACTGGGGTCCTGAGGGTGTATTCTGGTCGGTAGCTATCAGCGAGACATTATTGGCAGGAATTGCGATCTGGGTTTTCCGGCGGGGACACTGGAAAATGGTTCAGGTGTAATGCTATTCAGTTGGTTTCGGCAGAATGATCGGGCAGATTCGCTGTCGAAACTTTTAGTCAAAATGGCCCGTTATAATTTACAGGCTTATAGCTTATCAGAAAGAGGCCCTTTGGGTTAATAACACCTGATGGATTGATCATCGCATTGGCGAGCAGTTTTTCAGGATCGGGTTTGCGGATCTGATAGTACCTGGGAAATACGCTCTTTCATAAGCTATAAATTGCCTAATCACCACTAAGAATTTACATGGTCGACACTCATAAACAACCCGAAACCGCTGTGTTGGTCGCGCTGATTACGCAAAAGCAAACCGCCGACCAAACCAAAGAATACATAGACGAATTAGCGTTCCTGGCCGAAACGTCGGGTGTTAAAACGATAAAATCATTTACCCAAAAACTCGATCGGCCCGATACCCGGACCTTCGTGGGCAAGGGGAAACTGGAAGAAATTCAAACCTTTATTCTGGCTAATCCGGTCGATAGCATCATTTTCGATGATGATCTGACTCCGGCTCAAGTGCGTAACCTCGAAGCTGAATTTAAGGAGATCAAAGTCCTTGATCGTAGCCTGCTTATTCTGAATATTTTTTCGATGCGGGCGCAGACAGCCCAGTCGCGTGTTCAGGTCGAACTGGCCCAATATCAGTATCTGTATCCACGTCTGACTCGTATGTGGACGCACCTTAGCCGCCAGAAAGGTGGTACGGGAATGCGCGGACCGGGTGAGAAGGAGCTTGAAACTGACCGCCGGATTGTAAAAGACCGAATCGCGTT
This window harbors:
- a CDS encoding Nif3-like dinuclear metal center hexameric protein → MNNQWCSLNELADFLKNEFSIDRYDHSEQGGIYHPSDRPVTRLGLALEPWPDLPEWIADHQIDALWIHRPWKLDTIRIPQDIGILSHHLPFDETLTMGYNPLLASLMSKLGQPEPLGFKQATADNGKLLPERPIGMLFDIVGQEFDALLREVNSLFGGYDRAEAGRCPTGAHTISRIAVVGAMNEGLIREAYERNADLYLTGQYRKPAQPAVDDTGIAVISIGHLRSEEWGLRALADLLHDRWPTVEIVMPISGQTVTVMSTNNSA
- a CDS encoding DUF305 domain-containing protein; protein product: MKTLHANIFLWLLAGSLAGGSLVACAQATTGAATASTATTDPAKTQLLQPMRQMMDKIKKLQPTGDPDFDYAFQTKLHTQGEQDLLKQEIQNGKDSSLKQMAQTLLTATQSDAALVDETLKQLKPSRPNQAFTQQQSRNVQAMALKLQQGGIEDKLTSDFDKNFVTILLDHRQDAIDLANTYLQYGKNATLKDYAQKLVTKAQAEMTQAKAALPKQN
- a CDS encoding MATE family efflux transporter; translation: MTKFFRLFLAALRGTETNFTSGSINRAIFLLSVPMILEMVMESLFAVVDVFFVAKIGTEAIATVGLTESVLTIVYSIAIGLSTAATALVSRRVGEENHRGAGTVVGQVILVSTALGLFMGLVGFAFAEDILRLMGGDEKLIGNGVGFTRMIFASAPAIMLLYTLSGCLRGSGDASVAMRSLWLANGVNIVLCPVFIFGLGPFPELGVMGSAVATTIGRTMGVLYQLNALTRVKGAIQVLRSDVIPDMSLIKNLLSLAVGGTSQFLVGSASWIFLTRILSTFGSDVVAGYTIAIRIIVFTILPSWGMANAAATLVGQNLGANQPERAETSAWRAAFCNMLFLAAVGVGFFLGATPIVGLFDNNVRVVAIAVECLRVFCLGYLFMAYGMVLSQSLNGAGDTRTPTIINIFCFWVVEIPLAYTLAHLLNWGPEGVFWSVAISETLLAGIAIWVFRRGHWKMVQV